Proteins encoded in a region of the Uloborus diversus isolate 005 chromosome 1, Udiv.v.3.1, whole genome shotgun sequence genome:
- the LOC129230009 gene encoding protein RER1-like, whose protein sequence is MAAPPIEIKTEDISVEETSDKSSIIKFCQWLSQLHQHMLDTWTPFIFSRWTTTALVLIIYLIRVFYLKGWFIITYALGIYHLSLFIAFLSPKIDPAHEGYDDGLELPMTVNKEFKPFIRRLPEFKFWYSATRAIFVAMFCTFFDFFNIPVFWPILLLYFILLTFVTLKRQIMHMITYRYLPWTHGKVTYRGKEDSGKIVTT, encoded by the exons ATTGAAATTAAAACTGAAGATATTTCAGTTGAAGAAACTTCAGACAAATCATCAATTATAAAGTTTTGTCAATGGCTTTCCCAG CTACATCAGCATATGCTGGATACTTGGACGCCGTTTATATTTTCAAGGTGGACAACTACTGCTCTGGTGTTAATTATCTACTTGATAAGAGTTTTTTATTTAAag gGGTGGTTCATTATAACATATGCCTTGGGTATTTATCATCTTAGTTTATTCATTGCATTCCTTTCTCCCAAAATTGATCCTGCTCATGAAGGTTAtg ATGATGGTCTTGAATTGCCCATGActgtaaataaagaatttaagCCTTTTATACGCAGACttccagaatttaaattttg GTATTCTGCAACCAGAGCTATATTTGTGGCCAtgttttgcacattttttgactttttcaacATACCTGTATTTTGGCCAATTTTGCTTCtgtatttcattcttttaacATTTGTTACATTGAAGAGGCAAATAATG cataTGATCACATATAGATACTTACCATGGACACATGGCAAAGTAACTTACAGGGGAAAAGAAGATTCAGGCAAAATAGTCACCACATGA